The Gemmatimonadota bacterium genome has a segment encoding these proteins:
- a CDS encoding biopolymer transporter ExbD, with the protein MAISTGSSGKGKVNADINVTPMIDVMLVLLIIFMIVTPVLASGFQATMPSGQNVDSRAEEDDEITLGLDNQGNYFIDMKPIPKDQAEAQLKSMYASRTKDKILFFKADIGLPYSKVQEAVEMGRRAGARVLVAITDRKGGLSSVPKDKEK; encoded by the coding sequence GTGGCCATATCCACGGGTAGTTCTGGCAAGGGGAAGGTGAATGCGGACATCAACGTCACGCCGATGATCGACGTGATGCTGGTGCTCCTGATCATCTTCATGATCGTCACGCCGGTGCTGGCATCCGGTTTCCAGGCGACGATGCCCAGCGGTCAGAACGTGGATTCGCGCGCCGAGGAGGATGACGAGATCACCTTGGGCCTGGACAACCAGGGAAACTACTTCATCGATATGAAGCCGATTCCCAAGGATCAGGCCGAGGCACAACTGAAGTCGATGTACGCTTCACGGACGAAGGACAAGATCCTGTTCTTCAAGGCCGATATCGGGCTGCCGTACAGCAAGGTGCAGGAAGCCGTTGAGATGGGGCGCCGCGCTGGCGCCCGCGTCCTGGTCGCGATCACCGATCGCAAGGGCGGACTTTCGTCGGTGCCCAAGGACAAGGAGAAGTAG
- a CDS encoding energy transducer TonB, with product MFENLIESKPKKEQSTGQLILSVIFHVLLIFGAVKATQGAAETVKKLLADSTAVFIKPPDPPPPPPPDQPPPDVVVSQNPPPQGFQTIVPPKEIPTEIPPVDLNQKFNAKDFSGKGVEGGIAKGVVGGTGPVDIVSGESFTVDQVDDPVQYLDGPQPTYPPVLKGAGVEGKVSLRFVVGTDGRPEAGTIQVLSSTNKAFEAPAIEAIKKSRFKPAKIRGAPVRQLVDQAVSFKLTG from the coding sequence GTGTTCGAGAACCTGATCGAATCCAAGCCGAAGAAGGAACAGTCGACCGGACAGCTCATCCTGTCCGTGATCTTCCATGTCCTGCTGATCTTCGGCGCCGTGAAGGCCACGCAAGGCGCGGCTGAAACGGTCAAGAAACTCCTCGCGGACAGTACCGCGGTCTTCATCAAGCCGCCCGACCCGCCACCACCACCGCCACCCGATCAGCCGCCGCCGGACGTGGTCGTCTCGCAGAATCCTCCGCCACAGGGATTCCAGACCATCGTGCCGCCGAAGGAGATCCCGACCGAGATTCCGCCGGTCGATCTCAACCAGAAGTTCAACGCAAAGGACTTCTCGGGTAAGGGTGTCGAGGGCGGTATCGCGAAGGGCGTCGTCGGCGGCACCGGTCCGGTCGACATCGTCAGCGGCGAGTCGTTCACGGTAGATCAGGTCGATGATCCGGTCCAGTATCTCGATGGCCCGCAGCCGACCTACCCGCCCGTGCTCAAGGGCGCCGGCGTCGAGGGCAAGGTCTCGCTCCGGTTCGTTGTTGGCACCGATGGCCGCCCCGAGGCCGGGACGATTCAGGTGCTCAGCAGCACCAACAAGGCCTTCGAGGCTCCGGCCATCGAGGCAATCAAGAAGTCGCGGTTCAAGCCGGCCAAGATCCGTGGGGCGCCGGTCCGCCAGCTGGTCGATCAGGCAGTGTCGTTCAAGTTGACAGGTTGA
- a CDS encoding DUF167 domain-containing protein, giving the protein MIAATPTGVRLTVHAQPGAARSEIAGVHGDAIKVRLAAPPVDGKANEALLRFLAELFGIPLRQVTLVRGMASRTKVIDLVGVTPEMATRVLCL; this is encoded by the coding sequence ATGATTGCGGCGACCCCGACTGGCGTGCGCCTCACGGTGCACGCACAGCCCGGGGCCGCGCGGAGTGAGATCGCTGGCGTGCACGGTGACGCCATCAAGGTGCGCCTCGCGGCCCCTCCCGTTGATGGGAAGGCCAACGAGGCGCTGCTTCGTTTTCTGGCGGAGCTGTTCGGGATACCGCTGCGTCAGGTCACGCTGGTGCGGGGGATGGCATCACGTACGAAGGTGATCGATCTGGTCGGCGTCACCCCCGAAATGGCGACGAGGGTCCTCTGTCTCTAG
- a CDS encoding peptidylprolyl isomerase has translation MPSNRRFLRVSAAGFAVFPLFLVACSGGKLSPEKAKVAVVVEAGGAKLTGATLASWLAQAPTPPNELAAALLVSTWLDQTLLDQSVRKGLVLDDSATIDEAIAPDAVRGMLLDFWEARAKARPPITDGQADSLADVDRVRVYQQLFIPLPKELDSAASAPIIARIKSASARAHADGANFSALVKEFSKDSASMANDGFMPALTRADLPKPVADAIWALRAGEVSGILGSSGGGHLFRRATRAESRAALKKWLAPQVALRAEQRFIDSTSKALGLSYSGDAVVRVRAMAPEPMVLASGAPLATWKGGELSAAKVRSWIAMLGPNERVLLSTTSDSAATRFLRELAQREILLSLASPGRPAPNAEARAALTPQYKLALDSAKIRLREVAGNTPESEVGSMFIAAILSQRVFYRPLPGNLAGILRSRLPATVNKPALDGIIAAANATWREQHAKDSSGAKAGPPSTAAPLDKIVPLPAPAAVPGATVPPKP, from the coding sequence ATGCCATCCAATCGACGCTTCCTTCGCGTATCGGCCGCCGGCTTCGCGGTGTTCCCCCTCTTCCTGGTCGCGTGCAGCGGTGGGAAGCTCTCACCCGAGAAGGCCAAGGTTGCGGTGGTCGTCGAAGCGGGCGGCGCGAAGCTTACCGGGGCGACGCTCGCGTCGTGGCTGGCGCAGGCGCCGACGCCCCCCAACGAACTCGCCGCGGCACTGCTGGTGAGCACCTGGCTCGACCAGACGTTGCTCGATCAGTCGGTTCGCAAGGGACTCGTCCTCGACGACTCGGCAACGATCGATGAAGCGATCGCCCCCGATGCTGTTCGCGGGATGCTGCTCGACTTCTGGGAGGCGCGTGCCAAGGCACGTCCCCCCATCACCGATGGGCAGGCAGATTCTCTGGCCGATGTCGATCGGGTCCGCGTCTACCAGCAGCTCTTCATCCCGCTGCCGAAGGAACTCGACAGTGCCGCCTCGGCGCCAATCATCGCGCGGATCAAGTCGGCCTCGGCGCGCGCTCATGCCGATGGCGCCAACTTCTCTGCGCTCGTCAAGGAGTTCTCCAAGGACTCGGCCTCCATGGCCAACGACGGCTTCATGCCTGCGCTGACGCGTGCGGACCTGCCGAAGCCGGTTGCCGACGCCATCTGGGCGCTTCGCGCGGGTGAGGTCTCCGGCATCCTGGGCAGCTCCGGGGGCGGGCACCTTTTCCGTCGGGCTACACGCGCCGAGTCGCGGGCGGCGCTGAAGAAGTGGCTGGCACCGCAGGTCGCTCTTCGCGCCGAACAGCGGTTCATCGATTCCACCAGCAAGGCACTGGGACTCAGCTACTCGGGCGATGCCGTCGTGCGAGTCCGCGCCATGGCACCGGAGCCGATGGTACTCGCCTCCGGGGCGCCGCTGGCGACGTGGAAGGGTGGCGAGCTCAGCGCTGCCAAGGTTCGCAGCTGGATTGCAATGCTCGGCCCCAACGAGCGAGTCCTGCTGAGCACGACTTCGGATTCTGCCGCGACTCGTTTCCTGCGGGAACTCGCCCAGCGCGAGATCCTGCTCTCACTCGCTTCGCCCGGGCGGCCAGCACCCAACGCCGAGGCGCGCGCGGCGCTCACACCGCAGTACAAGCTCGCACTCGATAGCGCGAAGATCCGGTTGCGCGAGGTCGCCGGGAACACGCCTGAGTCGGAAGTCGGCAGCATGTTCATCGCCGCGATTCTTTCGCAGCGCGTGTTCTACCGGCCGCTGCCGGGCAATCTCGCGGGCATACTCCGGTCCCGGCTGCCGGCAACCGTCAACAAGCCGGCACTCGACGGCATCATCGCGGCAGCGAATGCGACCTGGCGCGAGCAGCACGCCAAAGACAGCAGTGGCGCCAAGGCGGGCCCGCCGAGCACCGCCGCGCCGCTCGACAAGATTGTGCCGTTGCCGGCTCCAGCTGCTGTTCCTGGCGCGACGGTACCGCCCAAGCCGTGA
- a CDS encoding M20/M25/M40 family metallo-hydrolase, with product MALPLVRRTLAFGTFLALTAVVAPLAAQEKVDVATIEKIKTEAMEHSQVMDIMSWLTDVYGPRLTWSPNLTKAGNWAATTLKGYGLANVHLEPWTTPAGLGWASERFSFQAVAPNPFIIQAVPRAWSASTKGKVTGTATIVEAGCVSELQQKYAGKLKNAFIMGTRADTNPVREFTAWATRLSDSALALMANPPAAAAPGAGRGNFPGAGTPPALSAACQAEATARAAAAPPANANAAGARPGFGGGRFNLNSDTTALRWLEKQGVGAIMIGGTGRGYVGGDIATDNGASRAKGAPQVPFVHVATESYGRMYRMVQKGVPLTLELEMQNHFYPADSTSFNVIGEIPGTDPALKDEVVMIGGHFDSWHSGTGATDNAAGSATMMEAMRILKKLNLQPRRTIRIGLWTGEEQGLMGSRAYVRQHYGYSDSVGFHPTAEQAKFAAYFNVDNGSGKIRGVYQQGNASVAPVFTAWMTPFNPIGMKTLNIGNTGGTDHLSFDAVGLPGFQFIQDGLDYGSRTHHTNQDVYERIQPDDMRFNSAVLAAFAWQAAQRDERLPRKPEPTATPARGGRPGGQ from the coding sequence ATGGCACTCCCGCTGGTTCGCCGCACTCTCGCGTTCGGCACCTTCCTCGCGCTGACCGCCGTGGTCGCCCCGCTCGCCGCCCAGGAAAAGGTCGACGTCGCGACGATCGAAAAGATCAAGACCGAAGCGATGGAACACTCGCAGGTCATGGACATCATGAGCTGGCTCACTGACGTCTACGGGCCACGCCTCACCTGGTCACCCAATCTCACGAAGGCCGGCAACTGGGCCGCGACCACCCTCAAGGGATACGGCCTCGCCAACGTCCATCTCGAGCCGTGGACGACCCCGGCAGGACTCGGCTGGGCGAGTGAGCGGTTCTCGTTCCAGGCCGTCGCACCGAACCCGTTCATCATTCAGGCGGTGCCGCGAGCGTGGTCGGCAAGCACCAAGGGCAAAGTGACCGGCACCGCAACGATCGTGGAAGCCGGCTGCGTCAGCGAGCTGCAGCAGAAGTACGCGGGCAAGCTCAAGAACGCGTTCATCATGGGCACTCGGGCGGACACCAATCCCGTGCGTGAATTCACCGCGTGGGCCACGCGCCTGAGTGATTCGGCGCTGGCGCTGATGGCGAATCCGCCGGCCGCAGCAGCGCCTGGCGCGGGACGGGGGAACTTCCCCGGTGCCGGTACGCCGCCGGCACTCTCCGCGGCCTGTCAGGCTGAAGCCACGGCGCGCGCGGCAGCTGCCCCACCTGCCAATGCGAACGCCGCAGGCGCTCGCCCCGGATTCGGTGGCGGGCGCTTCAATCTCAACAGCGACACCACTGCGCTGCGCTGGCTCGAGAAGCAGGGCGTTGGCGCCATCATGATCGGCGGCACCGGCCGCGGCTACGTAGGTGGCGATATCGCCACAGACAACGGAGCCTCACGCGCCAAGGGCGCCCCGCAGGTCCCCTTCGTTCATGTGGCGACCGAGTCGTACGGCCGGATGTACCGGATGGTCCAGAAGGGGGTGCCGCTGACCCTCGAACTCGAGATGCAGAATCACTTCTACCCGGCGGACTCGACGTCGTTCAACGTCATCGGCGAAATCCCCGGCACCGATCCCGCCCTCAAGGACGAAGTGGTGATGATCGGCGGTCACTTCGATTCGTGGCACTCGGGAACCGGGGCAACGGACAACGCCGCCGGCTCGGCGACGATGATGGAAGCGATGCGGATCCTCAAGAAGCTCAACCTGCAGCCGCGGCGTACCATCCGGATCGGGCTCTGGACCGGTGAAGAGCAGGGCCTGATGGGATCGCGCGCCTACGTGCGCCAGCATTACGGCTACTCCGACAGTGTCGGGTTCCACCCCACGGCCGAGCAGGCGAAGTTCGCAGCGTACTTCAACGTCGACAACGGTAGCGGCAAGATTCGTGGCGTGTACCAGCAGGGCAATGCCAGCGTCGCTCCGGTTTTCACCGCCTGGATGACTCCGTTCAATCCGATCGGAATGAAGACGCTCAACATCGGCAACACTGGTGGCACCGACCATCTCTCCTTCGATGCCGTCGGACTGCCGGGATTCCAGTTCATTCAGGATGGCCTCGACTACGGCTCCCGGACGCACCACACGAACCAGGACGTCTACGAGCGCATTCAGCCGGACGATATGCGCTTCAACTCGGCCGTACTGGCCGCCTTCGCCTGGCAGGCGGCCCAGCGTGACGAGCGGCTGCCGCGGAAGCCGGAACCGACGGCGACCCCAGCACGCGGTGGCCGGCCCGGGGGGCAGTAA
- a CDS encoding MotA/TolQ/ExbB proton channel family protein: protein MNTSMLKLWEDAGLFARGIVVVLAIMSVYSLTICIQKLIKIKKSEAGTRKFAPQFSRAIQEENLDQAITLAEKNKESHVARVLGGALAEVKPLLRDRATITAADINSAERAVERQMMITLAEFKRGLGILGTVGSTAPFVGLLGTTMGIVNAFQAMSSGGASGGLAGIGSGIAEALITTAFGLIVAIPAVWAYNYFTTKVENLAVEMTYTSKELIDYLIKSVGSEFGRSIFTKEFQAQKAVSGSGHIHG, encoded by the coding sequence ATGAACACCAGTATGCTGAAGCTGTGGGAAGATGCCGGTCTGTTCGCCCGGGGTATCGTCGTGGTCCTCGCGATCATGTCGGTCTACTCCCTGACCATCTGCATCCAGAAGCTCATCAAGATCAAGAAGAGCGAAGCGGGCACCCGCAAGTTCGCCCCGCAGTTCTCCCGCGCGATTCAGGAAGAGAATCTCGATCAGGCCATCACGCTGGCCGAGAAGAACAAGGAATCACACGTGGCTCGCGTCCTCGGTGGCGCTCTGGCCGAAGTGAAGCCGCTCCTTCGTGACCGCGCTACGATCACCGCCGCCGACATCAACTCGGCCGAGCGCGCCGTCGAGCGCCAGATGATGATCACCCTGGCCGAGTTCAAGCGCGGCCTCGGCATCCTCGGCACGGTCGGTTCGACGGCGCCGTTCGTCGGTCTGCTCGGCACCACGATGGGTATCGTCAACGCCTTCCAGGCGATGTCGTCTGGCGGCGCGTCGGGCGGCCTGGCCGGCATCGGCTCCGGCATCGCAGAAGCACTGATCACCACCGCCTTCGGCCTCATCGTCGCCATCCCGGCCGTGTGGGCGTACAACTACTTCACCACCAAGGTCGAGAACCTCGCCGTCGAGATGACCTACACCTCGAAGGAGCTCATCGACTACCTGATCAAGAGCGTGGGGAGCGAGTTCGGCCGCTCGATCTTCACCAAGGAGTTCCAGGCGCAGAAGGCGGTGAGCGGCAGTGGCCATATCCACGGGTAG
- a CDS encoding redoxin domain-containing protein, with protein sequence MPADALPPVGSQAPAFTLPSTSGEEVTLASFRDKKNVLLAFFPLAFTSTCSTELHAFSEDLEQFANAGTIVLPICCDSVPTLKAFKQQGKMRIDLLSDFMRTASRDYGTLIEAKNHSSRAYILIDRTGVVRWTWEEAELGHRRENSELLAQLAALR encoded by the coding sequence ATGCCGGCCGACGCGCTGCCGCCGGTTGGCTCCCAGGCACCGGCATTCACGCTGCCGTCAACCAGTGGAGAAGAGGTCACCCTGGCCTCCTTCCGGGATAAGAAGAATGTGCTCCTGGCCTTCTTTCCGCTGGCGTTCACCTCGACCTGCAGCACCGAGCTGCATGCCTTCTCCGAAGACCTCGAGCAGTTCGCGAACGCCGGCACCATTGTCCTGCCGATCTGCTGTGACTCGGTGCCCACACTCAAGGCGTTCAAGCAGCAGGGGAAGATGCGGATCGACCTGCTGAGTGATTTCATGCGCACCGCGTCCCGCGACTACGGGACGCTGATCGAGGCGAAGAATCATTCATCCCGGGCCTACATCCTCATCGATCGGACGGGTGTTGTCCGCTGGACATGGGAAGAGGCCGAACTGGGTCATCGGCGCGAGAACAGCGAGTTGCTGGCGCAGCTTGCGGCACTTCGCTGA
- a CDS encoding response regulator transcription factor — protein MKLLVVEDDKTVGQYVKRGLEEQQYIADWVGDGAEALKLASSAPYDLIILDLRLPGMTGLEVLRTLRDRGLTMPILVLTAQDSVEFKVDALRAGADDYVTKPFAFEELLARIEALSRRPRVLSARILRIADLELDLETRAVTRNGVAIEITPKEFAVLEYLMRHPGRVMSRTLITEYAWDYHFDPGTNIVDVVINRLRKKLDAGFTQKLVHTVRGVGYVVKG, from the coding sequence ATGAAGCTGCTGGTGGTAGAAGACGACAAGACGGTGGGACAGTACGTCAAACGCGGTCTGGAGGAGCAGCAGTACATCGCCGACTGGGTCGGAGATGGCGCCGAGGCGCTCAAGCTCGCCTCCTCGGCGCCCTACGACTTGATCATCCTCGACTTGCGCCTCCCCGGGATGACGGGACTCGAAGTGCTTCGCACGCTGCGCGACCGCGGGCTCACGATGCCGATCCTCGTACTTACCGCGCAGGACTCCGTGGAATTCAAGGTCGATGCCCTTCGCGCCGGGGCCGACGACTACGTCACCAAGCCATTTGCGTTCGAGGAATTGCTCGCCCGGATCGAGGCGCTCTCCCGGCGGCCACGAGTGCTATCGGCCAGGATCCTGCGCATCGCCGACCTCGAACTCGACCTCGAGACTCGCGCGGTTACCCGCAACGGCGTGGCGATCGAGATCACACCGAAGGAGTTCGCCGTTCTCGAATACCTGATGCGCCATCCCGGGCGGGTGATGTCGCGAACCCTTATCACCGAGTATGCCTGGGACTATCACTTCGATCCCGGAACCAACATCGTCGACGTGGTCATCAACCGGCTTCGCAAGAAGCTCGATGCCGGGTTCACCCAGAAACTCGTGCACACGGTGCGCGGCGTAGGATATGTGGTGAAGGGATAG
- a CDS encoding ATP-binding protein gives MAPPISTVTDDSRMSIPPLAIIAGAARVLGGAMPAADRLRGLCEQLRSALPAHEVRLRAGARRADAITVTDGTADESAPFAVTVPWRGDRHAVLEVVGTPRPPAELRPILETIASLLAAVLPAFELGADDEVMLERQIHRLTIDSLPVGLYVVDEQFRIVLWNRKRETGMQGLRRDDVLGKPVHEVLFRQPPASLRAEFEGVFRNGETHESEQEVQAGDGDPRIYRTSRIPMRISGTRVTHVISIGEDVTETRIIQRAMHQTEKLAAVGQLAAGVMHEINNPLATIGACVAAISSRLGGQADPVVREYLDIIESEVGRCTNIVDGLLDFSRAGRSGGAHEPTDLNALLERTLYLLKHHQRFRRLKVVREFASNLPSVTGNSERLVQAAMAILLNAADATNGYGNVVVRTWVESGMVITEFQDDGPGIPPDILPKIFEPFYTTKGPSRGTGLGLAICYGIVADHQGRLDVRSEQGRGTVFRMALPIVREGSAG, from the coding sequence GTGGCGCCCCCGATCAGCACCGTGACCGACGATTCCCGGATGTCGATTCCTCCCCTCGCCATCATTGCGGGGGCCGCTCGGGTGCTTGGCGGTGCAATGCCGGCGGCCGACCGGCTGCGCGGGCTCTGTGAACAGTTGCGCAGCGCCTTGCCCGCCCACGAAGTCCGGTTGCGCGCCGGTGCGCGGCGCGCTGATGCAATCACGGTCACGGATGGGACGGCAGACGAGTCGGCGCCGTTCGCCGTGACAGTGCCGTGGCGTGGCGATCGCCACGCGGTGCTCGAAGTCGTGGGCACGCCGCGTCCGCCGGCCGAGCTGCGGCCGATCCTCGAGACGATCGCCTCCCTCCTCGCCGCCGTCCTTCCGGCATTCGAACTCGGTGCCGATGACGAGGTCATGCTCGAGCGGCAGATTCACCGGCTCACGATCGACTCGCTGCCGGTCGGTCTCTACGTCGTCGACGAACAGTTCCGCATCGTACTCTGGAATCGCAAGCGCGAAACCGGGATGCAGGGGCTGCGGCGCGATGATGTGCTCGGGAAGCCGGTGCACGAGGTGCTGTTCCGCCAACCACCCGCCTCGCTACGGGCGGAGTTCGAGGGCGTCTTCCGGAATGGCGAGACCCACGAAAGTGAACAGGAAGTCCAGGCCGGCGACGGTGACCCGCGCATCTACCGGACGTCGCGCATCCCGATGCGAATCAGCGGGACCCGGGTGACGCACGTCATCTCCATCGGAGAAGACGTCACCGAGACCCGGATCATCCAGCGCGCGATGCACCAGACGGAAAAGCTTGCAGCGGTCGGCCAGCTTGCCGCGGGCGTGATGCACGAGATCAACAATCCGCTGGCCACGATTGGCGCGTGCGTTGCGGCGATTTCCTCACGGCTGGGCGGGCAGGCCGATCCTGTCGTGCGCGAATATCTCGATATCATCGAGAGTGAAGTCGGCCGCTGCACCAACATTGTCGACGGCCTGCTGGATTTCTCCCGCGCCGGTCGCAGTGGCGGGGCGCACGAACCGACCGACCTCAACGCGCTGCTGGAGCGGACGCTCTACCTGCTCAAGCACCATCAGCGATTCCGGCGCCTCAAGGTCGTGCGCGAGTTTGCCAGCAACCTGCCTTCGGTCACCGGAAACAGCGAGCGTCTGGTGCAGGCCGCGATGGCCATCCTGCTCAATGCAGCCGACGCGACCAACGGCTACGGTAACGTCGTCGTCCGGACCTGGGTCGAGAGCGGAATGGTCATCACCGAGTTCCAGGATGACGGACCGGGCATTCCCCCCGACATTCTCCCGAAGATCTTCGAGCCTTTCTACACCACCAAAGGGCCATCACGCGGGACCGGCCTCGGCCTCGCCATCTGCTACGGCATCGTTGCAGACCATCAGGGACGACTGGACGTGCGCAGCGAGCAGGGGCGCGGGACCGTCTTCCGGATGGCGCTGCCCATCGTCAGGGAAGGGAGTGCCGGATGA
- a CDS encoding nuclear transport factor 2 family protein, with protein sequence MSTPNRSTAILLTLFALTGCRFDYRTPTGARNEDPVLQGLPVAFYRALARHDSAAFGRAVFPAATVLIDGGNNPATLVAARALLGIPEYRTERSGVRLVRSEVRADGNLATVRVVIAADGTLGAGDFEANDFLTLARRDGAWRIAHAVFGPWRPRSAP encoded by the coding sequence ATGTCCACCCCGAACCGCTCCACCGCCATCCTCCTCACCCTGTTCGCCCTCACCGGGTGCCGCTTCGACTACCGCACCCCGACCGGGGCACGGAACGAAGACCCGGTGCTGCAGGGGCTTCCCGTTGCCTTCTATCGCGCCCTCGCGCGACACGATTCGGCAGCGTTCGGTCGGGCGGTCTTTCCGGCCGCTACGGTGCTGATCGACGGCGGGAACAATCCAGCCACCCTGGTAGCCGCTCGCGCCCTGCTCGGCATCCCGGAGTACCGGACGGAACGGTCCGGCGTACGGCTGGTTCGTTCGGAGGTCCGTGCCGACGGGAACCTGGCCACCGTGCGCGTCGTGATCGCGGCCGACGGAACGCTGGGTGCGGGCGACTTCGAAGCGAATGATTTTCTCACCCTGGCCCGGCGTGATGGCGCCTGGCGCATCGCCCACGCGGTCTTCGGTCCGTGGCGCCCCCGATCAGCACCGTGA
- a CDS encoding HAMP domain-containing sensor histidine kinase has translation MQSIRRRLTISYTIALTASIVVFGAALYWERRQASIREAEQQLEVRLTEESRFAIRWLHDQARQGPVVVPLPNLGQRDSTFELVSDARTLFEGMRDYLFVADDVGRLVYVSPPARDLTPGALVEVRRIVLRQPVIVRRGQLELIPGESQFRFLLQPADSISGELGSILIAAQPTTELNGPAQLLVSMILVAPLILVASTMLGYWLAGRSLRPVDTMVEELEAVQDGRSLHRRLAVPTGEDELTRLAQKLNAMLSRVEQSFNALRRFTADASHELKTPLMVLRAGVERSLTDPKTPQELVGSLDETLRQINQMSELVTNLLTLARADEGRSGLVLVEADLGALVRDALETAELLGTDQNVEVVNEVPQEPVMVPADPPRIRQLLMNLVTNAVKYTPAEGQVSIRLTSTPEAAVLTVADTGIGIAPGDLEHVFERFWRADPARSRTGERPGTGLGLAISKWIAEAHGGTIEVQSRPGRGSIFTVTFPRGAHLPATDVSSL, from the coding sequence ATGCAGTCGATCCGTCGCCGCCTCACGATCTCGTACACCATCGCCCTGACCGCGTCGATTGTCGTGTTCGGGGCGGCGCTGTATTGGGAGCGGCGGCAGGCGTCGATTCGCGAAGCGGAACAACAGCTTGAAGTCCGGCTGACCGAGGAGTCACGCTTCGCGATCCGCTGGTTGCACGATCAGGCGCGCCAGGGGCCGGTCGTGGTGCCGCTGCCGAATCTTGGCCAGCGTGACAGCACCTTCGAATTGGTGAGTGATGCGCGCACGCTGTTCGAAGGGATGCGCGACTATCTCTTCGTCGCCGACGATGTCGGTCGACTGGTCTATGTCTCGCCACCAGCCCGCGATCTGACGCCTGGCGCACTCGTCGAAGTCCGGCGGATCGTGCTGCGACAGCCCGTGATCGTGCGTCGGGGGCAGCTCGAGCTGATTCCCGGTGAGTCGCAGTTCCGCTTCCTGCTCCAGCCAGCCGATTCCATCAGCGGCGAACTGGGCTCCATCCTGATTGCGGCGCAACCGACCACAGAACTCAATGGCCCCGCGCAGCTTCTGGTCTCGATGATCCTGGTGGCGCCACTGATCCTGGTTGCTTCAACCATGCTCGGCTACTGGCTGGCGGGGCGCTCGCTCCGGCCCGTGGACACCATGGTCGAGGAGCTCGAAGCGGTTCAGGATGGGCGCTCCCTGCACCGGCGCCTGGCGGTGCCGACGGGCGAGGATGAGCTCACCCGGCTCGCCCAGAAACTCAACGCGATGCTGTCACGAGTGGAGCAGAGCTTCAACGCCCTCCGTCGCTTCACCGCCGATGCGTCCCACGAGCTCAAGACTCCGTTGATGGTTTTGCGCGCCGGGGTCGAGCGTTCACTCACCGATCCCAAGACACCGCAGGAGCTGGTCGGGTCGCTCGATGAAACCCTGCGCCAGATCAACCAGATGTCGGAACTCGTGACCAACCTGCTCACCCTGGCCCGGGCCGATGAGGGCCGGTCCGGGCTGGTTCTGGTCGAAGCGGATCTTGGTGCCCTGGTCCGGGACGCCCTCGAGACGGCGGAACTGCTCGGCACCGATCAGAATGTGGAAGTGGTCAACGAGGTGCCGCAGGAGCCGGTGATGGTCCCGGCCGATCCGCCGCGGATCAGACAGCTGCTGATGAATCTGGTCACCAACGCCGTGAAATACACTCCGGCCGAAGGGCAGGTCAGCATCCGGCTCACCAGTACTCCAGAGGCCGCGGTGCTGACCGTGGCCGATACCGGCATCGGCATTGCTCCGGGTGATCTCGAGCACGTCTTCGAGCGTTTCTGGCGGGCCGATCCCGCCCGCTCTCGAACCGGCGAGCGTCCGGGGACCGGGCTCGGCCTGGCCATTTCGAAGTGGATTGCCGAGGCGCACGGCGGGACCATCGAGGTGCAGAGTCGCCCCGGGCGTGGTAGTATTTTCACGGTGACATTCCCTCGGGGTGCGCACCTCCCTGCGACCGACGTCTCCTCCCTGTAG
- a CDS encoding superoxide dismutase — MSFSLPPLPYDYTALEPHVDEQTMRIHHDKHHAAYVTNLNAALEGLPELLALPIEKLIGDLSQVPEEKRMAVRNNGGGHFNHTMFWEIMAPGGASAPEGDLAKAITIAFGTFEGFKEAFAKACTTRFGSGWAWLVATKGSLSIESSPNQDSPVMEGRTPILGCDVWEHAYYLKYQNRRPDYVAAWWSVVNWTEVGRRFAGSR; from the coding sequence ATGTCATTCTCGCTGCCACCACTTCCGTATGACTATACCGCGCTCGAGCCCCACGTGGACGAGCAGACGATGCGCATTCATCACGACAAGCACCACGCCGCATATGTCACCAACCTCAACGCCGCACTCGAAGGGCTGCCCGAGCTGCTCGCTCTGCCGATCGAGAAGCTGATTGGCGACCTCAGCCAGGTTCCGGAAGAGAAGCGGATGGCGGTCCGGAACAATGGCGGTGGTCACTTCAATCACACCATGTTCTGGGAGATCATGGCACCCGGTGGTGCCTCGGCGCCAGAGGGCGACCTGGCCAAGGCGATCACGATCGCCTTCGGAACCTTTGAAGGCTTCAAGGAAGCGTTCGCGAAGGCCTGCACCACCCGGTTTGGTTCGGGATGGGCCTGGCTGGTTGCCACCAAGGGCTCCCTGTCGATCGAGAGTTCTCCCAATCAGGACTCGCCGGTCATGGAAGGGCGCACGCCGATCCTTGGCTGCGATGTCTGGGAGCACGCCTACTACCTGAAGTACCAGAATCGCCGCCCCGATTACGTCGCGGCCTGGTGGAGCGTCGTGAACTGGACCGAAGTCGGGCGTCGCTTCGCCGGAAGCCGCTGA